The following proteins are co-located in the Prionailurus viverrinus isolate Anna chromosome A1, UM_Priviv_1.0, whole genome shotgun sequence genome:
- the JMJD4 gene encoding 2-oxoglutarate and iron-dependent oxygenase JMJD4 has protein sequence MDRETRVYAENHFRGLQGRPPGGACPPPGCVDFIENPDSFSYADFFKGYLLPNMPCVFSSSFTAGWGSRRHWVTSSGKPNFEHLLRKYGDVVVPVANCGVQEYNSNPKEHMPLRDYISYWQEYIQGGYFSPRGCLYLKDWHLCRDSSAEDVFTLPVYFSSDWLNEYWDSLDVDDYRFVYMGPTGTWSPFHADIFRSFSWSVNICGRKKWFFFPPGQEEALRDCHGGLPYDVTSPALLDRRLYPTREHCSPPLEVTQEAGEMVFVPSGWHHQVHNLEDTISINHNWVNGCNLANMWHFLQQELCAVQQEVSEWRDTMPDWHHHCQVIMRACSGINFEEFYRFLKIIAERRLLLLAKGMGPDEVEGEGGEGTVLGPQQAAFDIGRIAEVLASVVAHPDFQKVDTSMFSPQPEELLRQLEEVVVTTTTL, from the exons ATGGACAGAGAGACGCGCGTCTACGCCGAAAATCATTTCCGAGGCCTTCAGGGGCGGCCCCCAGGCGGCGCCTGCCCGCCCCCAGGCTGCGTGGACTTCATCGAGAATCCGGACTCGTTTTCCTACGCCGACTTCTTCAAGGGCTACCTGCTTCCCAACATGCCGTGCGTCTTCTCCAGCTCCTTCACCGCCGGCTGGGGCAGCCGCAGGCACTGGGTGACGTCCAGCGGGAAGCCCAACTTCGAGCACCTGCTTCGGAAGTACG GAGACGTCGTCGTGCCTGTTGCCAACTGCGGGGTCCAGGAGTACAATTCGAACCCCAAAGAACACATGCCGCTCAGAGACTACATCAGCTACTGGCAAGAGTACATCCAGGGGGGCTATTTCTCTCCTCGGGGCTGCCTCTATCTCAAAGACTGGCACCTGTGCAG GGACTCATCAGCGGAGGACGTCTTCACCTTGCCTGTGTACTTCTCATCCGACTGGCTGAACGAGTACTGGGACTCTCTGGATGTGGACGACTACCGCTTCGTCTACATGGGGCCCACTGGCACCTG GTCACCGTTTCACGCCGACATCTTCCGCTCCTTCAGCTGGTCTGTCAACATTTGTGGGAGGAAAAAGTGGTTCTTCTTTCCTCCAGGGCAGGAAGAAGCCCTGCGGGATTGCCATGGTGGCCTGCCCTACGATGTGACCTCCCCTGCACTCCTTGACCGCCGTCTGTACCCCACTCGTGAGCACTGCAGCCCCCCGCTGGAGGTCACGCAGGAGGCGGGCGAGATGGTGTTTGTGCCCAGTGGCTGGCACCACCAAGTCCACAACCTG GAGGACACCATCTCCATCAACCACAACTGGGTCAATGGCTGTAACCTGGCCAACATGTGGCACTTCCTGCAGCAAGAGCTCTGTGCCGTGCAGCAGGAGGTCAGTGAGTGGAGGGACACCATGCCTGACTGGCACCATCATTGCCAG GTCATCATGAGGGCTTGCTCTGGGATcaattttgaagaattttacCGCTTCCTCAAGATCATCGCTGAGAGGAGGCTTCTCCTGCTGGCGAAGGGGATGGGCCCTGATGAAGTGGAGGGTGAGGGTGGCGAGGGCACCGTGCTGGGCCCCCAGCAGGCTGCTTTCGACATCGGCCGGATTGCCGAGGTGCTGGCGTCTGTGGTCGCCCACCCAGACTTCCAGAAAGTGGACACTAGCATGTTCTCGCCGCAGCCTGAGGAGCTTCTGAGGCAGCTAGAGGAGGTCGTGGTCACCACCACGACTCTTTAA